In Gemmata obscuriglobus, a single genomic region encodes these proteins:
- a CDS encoding efflux RND transporter permease subunit has product MFTRFFIDRPIFAAVLAIMTVLAGLVGLDSRPVAQYPDITPPTVEVYGIYPGANARDVSETVASPIEQQVNGVEDMMYMSSTCGNDGSYTLTVTFKPGIDLNIAQVLVQNRVNLAEPVLPDIVKRRGVTVKKKSPSQLMIINLYNTADAPADERERQTVLLQLSNYATIQLRDELARLQGVGDITYLGQRDYSMRLWLDPELMAVKGLSTADVLHAVEQQNAQVAAGQVGQPPAPRGQAFQYTINTLGRLTDAGQFGDIIIKADADSRPVRLKDVGRVELGALSYDQSCTFDGKPSVALAVYQLPGTNAIDTARRVREKMAELKARFPAGVEYQIAYDTTPFIDESISEVFKTLRDAVVLVALVMLVFLQSWRAAIIPLAAVPVAIVGTFAAMAALGYSVNNLTLFGLVLAVGIVVDDAIVVVEAVQHHIEHGLEPRAATIKALDEVSGPVIAVGLVLSAVFVPCVFITGIVGEFYRQFAVTIAVSTLLSAFNSLTLSPALCALLLKPNTDAQARDPLPAVTFPLLGAGLTYFFLSAELKHWAGEQPWLGAVPSVAVPVAAALIGGLLGWALARTMNHLLGTLFAGFNRGFDAVTAGYTRVVAGTFRVSLLVLLGYGGLLYLTYHTFATTPTGFIPQQDKGYLLVNVVLPDAASVERTEREVRKLEAVALRTPGVKHTVSVSGNSVMVGTNAPNFATLYVMLDDFPNRHAPALLGDAIAARLQRELSDEVPGAQLTVFGAPAVDGLGTTGGFKLIVEDRGDTGAAAIEEAARAVVDRANGDPDLRDAFTGYRADTPWLKLNIDRDAAQMKGVAVGDIVGALQVYFGSLYINDFNLFGRTWQVNVQADERFRRTSADLKKLRVRSAGAERDNQMAAQQALAAGRTAPPPKETMVPLSTFLSVEAASGPVMVQRYNLYPAAAITASPGVGASSGQALDALERTAGANLPSTMKAEWTELALLQLQTKDTALRAFVLSVVLVFLVLAAQYESWALPLAVILVVPMCILSAALGVLAARLDVNIFTQVGFVVLVGLACKNAILIVEFAKQKADAGASRWEAALEACKLRLRPIVMTSVAFIIGVVPLVLAEGAGAEMRRALGTAVFAGMLGVTAFGLFLTPVFFVELDRLTTAVRRLRR; this is encoded by the coding sequence ATGTTCACACGCTTCTTCATCGACCGCCCGATCTTCGCCGCGGTGCTGGCGATCATGACCGTGCTGGCCGGGCTGGTCGGGCTCGACTCGCGCCCGGTCGCGCAGTACCCGGACATCACCCCGCCCACGGTGGAGGTGTACGGCATCTACCCCGGGGCCAACGCCCGCGACGTGTCCGAGACGGTCGCGTCGCCCATCGAGCAGCAGGTGAACGGCGTGGAGGACATGATGTACATGTCCTCGACCTGCGGAAACGACGGCTCGTACACGCTGACGGTCACGTTCAAGCCGGGCATCGACCTGAACATCGCGCAGGTGCTGGTGCAGAACCGCGTGAACCTCGCCGAGCCGGTGCTGCCGGACATCGTAAAGCGGCGCGGGGTGACGGTGAAGAAGAAGTCGCCCAGCCAGTTGATGATCATCAACCTGTACAACACCGCCGACGCCCCGGCCGACGAGCGCGAGCGGCAGACCGTGCTGCTCCAGCTCAGCAACTACGCCACGATCCAGTTGCGCGACGAGCTGGCCCGGCTCCAGGGGGTCGGCGACATCACCTACCTGGGCCAGCGCGACTACTCGATGCGGCTGTGGCTGGACCCGGAGCTGATGGCGGTGAAGGGGCTCAGCACCGCGGACGTGCTGCACGCGGTGGAGCAGCAGAACGCGCAGGTGGCCGCCGGGCAGGTGGGGCAGCCGCCGGCCCCGCGCGGGCAGGCGTTCCAGTACACCATCAACACCCTCGGCCGGCTCACCGACGCGGGGCAGTTCGGCGACATCATCATCAAGGCCGACGCCGACAGCCGCCCGGTGCGGCTCAAGGACGTGGGCCGGGTCGAACTCGGGGCGCTGAGCTACGACCAGTCCTGCACGTTCGACGGCAAGCCGTCGGTGGCGCTGGCGGTGTACCAGCTCCCGGGCACCAACGCCATCGACACCGCCCGCCGCGTGCGCGAGAAGATGGCCGAGCTGAAGGCCCGGTTCCCGGCCGGCGTCGAGTACCAGATCGCCTACGACACCACCCCCTTTATCGATGAATCGATCTCGGAGGTGTTCAAGACCCTGCGCGACGCCGTCGTGCTGGTCGCGCTGGTGATGCTGGTATTCCTCCAGTCGTGGCGGGCCGCGATCATCCCCCTCGCCGCGGTCCCGGTGGCGATCGTCGGCACGTTCGCGGCGATGGCGGCGCTGGGGTACTCGGTCAACAACCTGACGCTGTTCGGGCTGGTGCTGGCGGTCGGCATCGTGGTGGACGACGCCATCGTCGTGGTCGAGGCCGTCCAGCACCACATCGAGCACGGGCTGGAGCCGCGGGCGGCCACCATCAAGGCTCTGGACGAGGTGTCGGGGCCGGTGATCGCGGTGGGGCTGGTGCTGTCGGCGGTGTTCGTGCCGTGCGTGTTCATCACCGGCATCGTGGGGGAGTTCTACCGCCAGTTCGCGGTCACCATCGCGGTGAGCACGCTGCTGTCGGCGTTCAACTCACTCACGCTCAGCCCCGCGCTGTGCGCGCTGCTGCTGAAGCCGAACACCGACGCGCAGGCCCGCGACCCGCTGCCGGCGGTCACGTTCCCGCTGCTCGGGGCCGGGCTCACGTATTTCTTCCTGAGCGCCGAGCTGAAGCACTGGGCGGGCGAGCAGCCGTGGCTGGGGGCCGTGCCGTCGGTCGCCGTTCCGGTGGCCGCCGCCCTGATCGGCGGGCTGCTCGGGTGGGCCTTGGCCCGCACCATGAACCACCTTCTGGGGACGCTGTTCGCCGGGTTCAACCGCGGGTTCGACGCGGTGACCGCGGGGTACACGCGGGTCGTAGCGGGCACGTTCCGCGTGTCGCTGCTGGTGCTCCTCGGGTACGGCGGGCTGCTGTACCTCACGTACCACACGTTCGCGACCACCCCGACCGGGTTCATCCCGCAGCAGGACAAGGGGTACCTGCTGGTGAACGTGGTGCTGCCGGACGCGGCGTCGGTCGAGCGCACCGAGCGGGAGGTGCGGAAGCTCGAGGCCGTCGCGCTGCGCACCCCGGGGGTGAAGCACACCGTGAGCGTGTCCGGGAACTCGGTGATGGTCGGCACCAACGCGCCGAACTTCGCCACCCTCTACGTGATGCTCGACGACTTCCCGAACCGGCACGCCCCCGCGCTGCTGGGCGACGCGATCGCGGCCCGGCTCCAGCGCGAGCTGTCCGACGAGGTGCCGGGGGCGCAACTGACGGTGTTCGGCGCGCCGGCGGTGGACGGGCTGGGCACCACCGGCGGGTTCAAGCTGATCGTCGAGGACCGCGGCGACACCGGGGCGGCTGCCATCGAGGAGGCGGCGCGGGCGGTGGTGGACCGCGCCAACGGGGACCCGGACCTGCGCGACGCGTTCACCGGGTACCGGGCCGACACCCCGTGGCTGAAGCTCAACATCGACCGCGACGCGGCCCAGATGAAGGGCGTGGCGGTGGGCGACATCGTGGGGGCGCTGCAGGTCTACTTCGGGTCGCTGTACATCAACGACTTCAACCTGTTCGGCCGCACGTGGCAGGTGAACGTGCAGGCGGACGAGCGGTTCCGGCGGACGTCTGCGGACCTGAAGAAGCTGCGGGTGCGGAGCGCCGGGGCGGAGCGCGACAACCAGATGGCCGCGCAGCAGGCGCTGGCCGCGGGCCGCACCGCGCCGCCGCCGAAGGAGACGATGGTGCCGCTGTCCACGTTCCTGTCGGTGGAGGCCGCGAGCGGGCCGGTGATGGTGCAGCGGTACAACCTGTACCCGGCCGCGGCGATCACCGCCAGCCCTGGGGTCGGGGCCAGCTCGGGCCAGGCGCTCGACGCCCTGGAGCGCACCGCCGGAGCCAACCTGCCGAGCACCATGAAGGCGGAGTGGACCGAGCTGGCGCTGCTGCAACTGCAAACCAAAGACACGGCGCTGCGGGCGTTCGTCCTGAGCGTGGTGCTGGTGTTCCTGGTGCTGGCGGCCCAGTACGAGAGCTGGGCGCTGCCGCTGGCCGTGATCCTCGTGGTCCCGATGTGCATCCTCAGCGCCGCGCTGGGGGTGCTGGCGGCGCGCCTGGACGTGAACATCTTCACGCAGGTCGGGTTCGTGGTGCTGGTGGGGCTGGCGTGCAAGAACGCCATCCTCATCGTCGAGTTCGCGAAGCAGAAGGCGGACGCCGGCGCGAGCCGGTGGGAGGCCGCGCTGGAGGCGTGCAAGCTGCGGCTCCGGCCGATCGTCATGACATCGGTGGCGTTCATCATCGGGGTAGTGCCGCTGGTGCTGGCCGAGGGGGCCGGGGCGGAGATGCGGCGGGCGCTGGGGACCGCGGTGTTCGCCGGGATGCTCGGGGTGACGGCGTTCGGGCTGTTCCTCACGCCCGTGTTCTTCGTGGAGCTGGACCGGCTCACGACGGCGGTGCGCCGGCTCCGGCGGTGA